One Thermoplasma volcanium GSS1 genomic window carries:
- a CDS encoding heterodisulfide reductase-related iron-sulfur binding cluster, whose product MTIPVSPTLVFIPVPELIILYLISFPVAIFDIYMWYRSYRKQGIDYKLMWKYLRSNFPRMVKQFFTYAIFQKKIVKNRYAGIMHLFIFYGFVILFIATSLIALSHDILKPLIGIGILYGSFYLLFEAFTQIGGIILIVGLLMALLRRITNFIPLHTTSEDYLLLSGILVLALEGFFLGALKIDLFRQSFDVYRFVEWYLSYIFPYGSMSPAGITVYRELWMAHVLTAFLVALYLPYSKLFHSLLAPTHASKTKILGNSAVGTPFLLADVAATGNYEVHVGAKKVSELSLEYRTAAMACTDCGRCERACPAYASGTDLDPRLVVQNVKKLVNTDSELVPVVLTENASWSCTTCMACVEECPVLIRPYSFVVETRRNLVMENKVSKEASAYLMNLYNTGNPLGSSPMDRDDLLQYAPKYEEGMEVLYWVGCMGAYDPRDKQIALTVIDLLKKAGVKFGILGSEEKCTGETARRMGEEGLFQTLAAGNIETFNKYGVKKIVTSCPHCFNTFKNEYPELGLNAEVVHHSEFLSELIKDGKLKVKNSGNIVTYHDPCYLGRGNGVYDDPRFIISSTGDLVEMEKSREKSFCCGAGGGNYWYRVENEKSISHIRMDQAIETKASTVGVACPFCMAMLSDAARTMNLEDKIQVKDISEIIKENLIE is encoded by the coding sequence GTGCCGGAGCTGATAATATTGTATTTAATATCTTTCCCAGTCGCAATCTTCGACATCTATATGTGGTACAGATCCTATAGAAAGCAAGGCATTGACTATAAACTCATGTGGAAGTACCTTAGGTCTAACTTCCCAAGGATGGTTAAACAATTTTTCACTTACGCAATATTCCAGAAGAAGATAGTTAAGAACAGATACGCAGGCATTATGCACCTTTTCATATTTTATGGCTTCGTTATACTATTCATTGCAACGTCCTTGATCGCGCTCTCACATGATATACTAAAGCCGCTTATCGGTATTGGAATACTATATGGATCGTTCTACTTGCTATTTGAAGCCTTCACACAGATAGGGGGTATAATATTGATCGTTGGGTTGCTTATGGCACTGTTGAGAAGAATCACAAATTTTATACCTCTGCATACTACTTCAGAGGACTATCTTCTGCTCTCTGGCATTCTTGTACTTGCCCTCGAAGGTTTCTTCCTTGGAGCACTTAAAATAGACCTTTTCCGCCAGAGCTTCGATGTGTACCGTTTTGTAGAATGGTACCTCAGCTATATATTTCCTTACGGATCTATGAGTCCAGCTGGAATAACTGTCTACAGAGAACTCTGGATGGCTCACGTGTTGACAGCTTTTCTTGTTGCTCTCTATCTGCCTTATTCAAAACTCTTCCATTCGCTTTTAGCGCCGACCCACGCCTCTAAGACTAAAATACTTGGAAACTCCGCCGTAGGCACGCCTTTTTTGCTTGCAGACGTGGCAGCTACCGGCAACTACGAAGTTCATGTTGGCGCAAAGAAGGTATCAGAGCTGTCCCTGGAATATAGGACTGCAGCGATGGCATGTACCGACTGCGGCAGATGCGAGAGGGCCTGCCCTGCATACGCCTCTGGCACAGATCTCGATCCAAGGCTAGTAGTCCAGAACGTAAAAAAGCTTGTTAACACTGATTCTGAGCTCGTACCGGTTGTGTTGACTGAGAACGCCTCTTGGTCATGTACGACGTGCATGGCTTGCGTTGAGGAATGCCCTGTTCTTATAAGGCCATACAGCTTCGTCGTAGAGACAAGGCGAAACTTGGTAATGGAAAACAAGGTATCGAAGGAAGCATCGGCCTATCTTATGAATCTTTACAACACAGGCAACCCTCTTGGGAGCTCGCCTATGGACCGTGACGATTTGCTGCAGTATGCACCGAAGTACGAGGAGGGTATGGAGGTTCTTTACTGGGTAGGCTGCATGGGCGCCTACGATCCAAGAGACAAGCAGATTGCTCTAACGGTAATCGATCTGCTGAAGAAAGCAGGCGTCAAGTTCGGCATCCTAGGATCCGAGGAAAAATGTACAGGAGAAACTGCAAGAAGGATGGGCGAAGAAGGCCTATTCCAGACGCTGGCTGCTGGCAACATAGAGACTTTTAACAAGTACGGGGTTAAGAAAATTGTCACATCATGCCCACATTGCTTCAACACTTTCAAAAACGAATACCCAGAGCTTGGGCTCAATGCAGAAGTTGTACACCACTCTGAATTCCTTTCTGAATTGATAAAGGACGGAAAGCTAAAGGTAAAGAACTCAGGTAATATAGTCACTTACCATGACCCATGCTACCTTGGGCGTGGAAACGGAGTATACGATGATCCTAGGTTCATAATATCATCGACCGGCGATCTAGTAGAGATGGAAAAATCAAGGGAAAAGAGTTTCTGCTGCGGAGCTGGAGGCGGAAACTACTGGTACAGAGTTGAAAACGAGAAATCAATCAGCCACATAAGAATGGATCAGGCTATTGAGACTAAAGCTTCTACAGTAGGAGTGGCATGCCCGTTTTGCATGGCCATGCTCAGTGATGCAGCCAGGACAATGAACCTCGAAGATAAAATTCAGGTAAAGGATATTTCAGAGATAATTAAGGAAAACCTGATCGAATAA
- a CDS encoding SufB/SufD family protein: MIEQIRDLINDRRNDGLHEYRQDNFIQFMKSPVQPYKESPTRLRYVDFTDDLVEKMVLGEPEDDAKGYGQGDEDFAFVNGKLMVYNGKGCIVEPIREAERKYPNLIFDYTDKENVDDRYEYLINAGFYDGFLVYLPPNKSSEIKAVDFAKSTSSFAAKNLIIVGEGSSLNFTRYIVGGGEGNGAQGDNTYIFLSRNSSIVYSQVQDRPKTVDGIQFLKTFMEDNTQATIHHVENGYNKSIIMTESYQKGNFTNYQLRGVSFTRGLQQMDLRDNTIQIGTHSIANIYVRGIVREKSLTMHRGNIDIKESGRKAEGYYDTRILLLSKEAYANTKPALLINNNDVKSKHASAVTNIDEESLFYLRSRGIDEETAKNLIIEGFTEHVVEGAPDAVRNAVRKFAGISED, from the coding sequence ATGATCGAGCAGATAAGAGATTTGATAAACGATCGCAGAAACGATGGGCTTCATGAATATAGGCAGGATAACTTCATCCAGTTCATGAAGTCACCGGTGCAACCATACAAGGAAAGCCCGACTAGGCTTAGGTACGTTGATTTCACAGACGACCTAGTTGAGAAAATGGTCCTTGGCGAACCTGAGGATGATGCGAAGGGCTACGGACAGGGCGATGAAGACTTTGCTTTCGTCAACGGAAAGCTTATGGTATACAATGGAAAAGGGTGCATAGTAGAGCCTATAAGGGAGGCTGAGCGGAAATATCCTAATTTAATCTTCGATTATACTGACAAGGAAAACGTTGATGACAGGTACGAGTACCTGATAAACGCAGGCTTTTACGACGGTTTTCTTGTCTATTTGCCACCAAATAAATCCTCTGAAATTAAAGCGGTTGATTTTGCCAAATCAACTTCATCCTTCGCGGCCAAGAACCTGATCATTGTAGGTGAAGGATCATCCCTTAACTTTACTAGGTATATAGTGGGTGGCGGGGAAGGCAATGGCGCGCAAGGCGACAATACATACATATTCTTGTCAAGGAATTCCAGTATAGTTTATTCCCAGGTGCAGGACAGGCCAAAGACCGTTGACGGAATCCAGTTCCTAAAAACATTTATGGAGGACAATACGCAGGCCACTATACATCATGTAGAAAACGGCTACAACAAATCGATAATCATGACTGAATCGTACCAGAAAGGAAACTTTACAAATTATCAGCTCCGTGGCGTAAGCTTTACCAGGGGGCTGCAGCAGATGGACCTCAGGGACAACACAATTCAGATCGGAACACACTCTATTGCAAACATATACGTAAGGGGCATAGTGAGGGAGAAGAGTTTGACTATGCATAGGGGAAATATAGATATAAAAGAATCAGGCCGAAAGGCGGAGGGATACTACGATACTAGGATACTGCTATTATCTAAGGAGGCCTATGCTAATACGAAGCCAGCACTGCTTATAAACAACAATGACGTAAAATCGAAACACGCGTCAGCCGTTACGAATATAGATGAAGAAAGCCTCTTTTACCTCAGGTCTAGGGGAATTGATGAGGAAACTGCAAAGAACTTAATAATAGAGGGCTTCACAGAACATGTTGTCGAAGGAGCCCCTGATGCGGTTAGGAATGCAGTAAGAAAATTTGCCGGAATATCAGAAGATTAA
- a CDS encoding helix-turn-helix transcriptional regulator yields MLYDDILGDTKAKILEKLNISDLSLDQLSEILKINKTAVKEHMEFLEMRGYVSSYFKPSGTGRPKKFYKLTDKGISLFPKKYIEFTKLLVEEVEKDVGSYKLNGMLERIAAKIISDTGWSSGDLRDMPRDEKIRKLEEYVNMLNVLGYNATIDVYSDRVVISRHNCIFYDLAKTNNKIICNSLGKDLVLQSLNADFEITERISSGSSKCVIEVKL; encoded by the coding sequence ATGCTTTACGATGACATTCTTGGCGATACAAAGGCTAAGATACTTGAGAAGCTTAACATATCGGACCTGAGCCTTGATCAGCTGTCCGAAATACTCAAGATAAACAAGACTGCAGTAAAGGAACATATGGAGTTCCTTGAGATGCGCGGCTACGTATCCTCATATTTCAAGCCCAGCGGAACAGGCAGGCCGAAAAAATTCTATAAGCTTACAGATAAGGGCATATCGCTTTTCCCAAAGAAGTACATAGAGTTCACTAAACTTCTCGTTGAAGAGGTCGAAAAGGACGTCGGATCTTACAAACTGAATGGTATGCTTGAGAGGATAGCGGCTAAGATAATATCTGATACAGGATGGTCCTCAGGGGACCTCAGGGATATGCCAAGGGATGAGAAGATAAGGAAATTAGAAGAGTACGTAAATATGTTAAATGTACTAGGTTACAACGCAACGATAGATGTGTACAGCGATAGAGTCGTAATATCAAGGCACAACTGTATATTTTACGATTTAGCCAAGACAAACAACAAGATCATATGCAATTCGCTTGGGAAAGATCTTGTTTTACAGTCCCTTAACGCTGATTTTGAGATCACAGAGAGGATAAGCAGCGGATCAAGCAAGTGTGTCATCGAAGTTAAGTTGTGA
- the sufC gene encoding Fe-S cluster assembly ATPase SufC, whose translation MILEINNLSASVEGKEILKNVNLTVKGGEIHALMGPNGAGKSTLGNVLIGHPDYKVTGGNVLLDGKDITFATPEERARAGLFLAFQSPVAVEGVRISTFLRIAYSNLHPGEKIVISEFNKKVKSLMKTVGLDESFISRSVNDGFSGGERKRFEILQMMILKPKIIILDEIDSGLDVDALRMVAEQIRSYLNNDVGFLIITHYQRILKDIPPQFVHVLVNGTIVMNGDKSLSDKIEEEGYDWLKEVA comes from the coding sequence ATGATACTCGAGATCAACAACCTGTCTGCATCAGTAGAAGGCAAGGAGATACTTAAAAACGTTAATTTGACTGTAAAAGGCGGAGAAATACACGCGCTAATGGGGCCAAACGGCGCTGGGAAGAGCACACTAGGTAACGTGCTGATAGGCCACCCTGATTACAAGGTGACCGGAGGCAACGTGTTGCTGGACGGCAAGGATATAACCTTTGCAACACCAGAGGAACGGGCCAGAGCCGGCCTATTTCTGGCATTCCAAAGCCCAGTAGCTGTTGAAGGCGTCAGGATATCTACGTTCCTGAGGATAGCTTATTCGAATCTGCATCCAGGGGAAAAGATCGTTATATCAGAATTCAACAAAAAGGTAAAGAGCCTGATGAAAACCGTAGGGTTAGACGAGAGTTTTATATCCAGATCGGTGAATGATGGGTTTTCCGGTGGAGAACGAAAGAGGTTCGAGATACTGCAGATGATGATACTCAAGCCAAAGATAATAATACTTGATGAGATCGATTCTGGACTTGACGTAGACGCATTGAGGATGGTAGCTGAACAGATAAGGTCATACCTGAACAACGATGTTGGCTTCCTGATCATAACGCATTACCAGAGAATATTGAAGGACATACCGCCACAGTTCGTGCATGTACTTGTGAATGGTACTATAGTTATGAACGGCGACAAGTCTCTATCGGATAAGATCGAGGAGGAGGGATACGATTGGCTGAAGGAGGTGGCTTAA
- a CDS encoding TATA-box-binding protein — protein sequence MSEREKITIENIVASTSLAEHLDLSRIALALDGSEYEPEQFPGLIYRLQDPKTAVLIFRSGKVNCTGAKNIEDVKRTIKIIIDKLKAANIEVYDDPDIIVQNIVAVYDLESELNLTDIAMSLGLENVEYEPEQFPGLVYRVEEPRVVLLLFGSGKVVCTGAKEESEIEQAVIKVKKELQKVGLI from the coding sequence ATGAGTGAGAGAGAAAAGATAACCATTGAAAATATAGTAGCTTCTACTTCGCTGGCTGAACATCTGGATCTCAGCAGGATTGCGCTCGCCCTTGATGGCTCTGAATACGAGCCTGAGCAATTCCCGGGCTTGATATATAGGCTTCAAGATCCTAAGACCGCTGTCCTAATATTCAGAAGCGGAAAGGTCAACTGTACTGGAGCCAAGAACATAGAAGATGTAAAAAGGACAATAAAAATAATAATTGATAAACTCAAGGCCGCAAACATTGAAGTTTATGATGATCCGGACATTATAGTTCAGAACATAGTGGCAGTATACGATCTTGAATCTGAATTGAATCTAACGGATATAGCCATGTCCCTGGGACTCGAAAATGTAGAGTATGAGCCAGAGCAATTTCCTGGCCTAGTCTATAGGGTAGAAGAACCGCGCGTAGTCCTCCTTCTCTTTGGATCGGGGAAAGTAGTGTGCACAGGCGCAAAGGAAGAGAGTGAAATAGAGCAGGCAGTGATAAAGGTAAAAAAGGAGCTCCAAAAAGTCGGCCTGATCTAA
- a CDS encoding dihydrolipoyl dehydrogenase: METYDVITLGAGGAAYPAAFRLKKSGYSVLMIDKKGIMSGNCLAEGCVPSKAIIETVHNYSKLKKFGKYSIAYEDIVKHKDDVQNIRYKQHDEELHEAGLKILKGTAKLIDENTVEVETDTGKERYRAESIIIGTGSDTYVPKIPGAELAWTSRELYALNPKVRKLPKSIAIIGGGYIGLETASFMSLLGTDVTVIELLDRVLSTMDSGMVSKLVPLLPKMNLILSSPVKEIRRGGDMFEVSYDHEGKTEKIRVEAVLMAVGRMPMFPEGLDDLGIKYDKHGIKVNMAMQTNIKHIYATGDVNGLTPLFHAAKRQSLVAANNIMANHVPVDYFDPLSVPFTVYTVPQVAYVGILPDQAKKLGISYIETDYQMEKDAMAQVNSEMEGEIRLFFDSRMKIIGGYVIGNDAGNLINEIALGISKGLSARDFAEMAHQHPMSFEGLDSAARKLY, encoded by the coding sequence ATGGAAACTTATGATGTCATCACGCTTGGTGCAGGCGGTGCTGCTTATCCGGCCGCATTCCGCTTGAAGAAGTCTGGATACAGCGTGCTGATGATAGATAAGAAGGGAATAATGTCTGGGAATTGCCTTGCTGAAGGCTGTGTTCCATCAAAGGCAATCATTGAAACTGTCCATAACTATTCAAAATTGAAAAAGTTCGGAAAATATTCGATAGCTTACGAAGATATAGTAAAGCACAAGGACGATGTCCAAAACATAAGGTACAAGCAGCACGACGAAGAACTTCATGAAGCTGGCCTCAAGATACTGAAAGGAACGGCAAAACTGATTGATGAAAATACTGTAGAAGTTGAGACGGATACAGGTAAAGAGAGGTACAGGGCAGAAAGCATTATTATAGGCACAGGTTCAGATACCTATGTACCGAAGATACCAGGAGCAGAACTCGCTTGGACAAGCAGGGAACTCTATGCGCTTAACCCAAAGGTAAGAAAGCTTCCAAAGAGCATAGCAATAATTGGTGGAGGTTATATCGGCCTGGAGACGGCATCGTTTATGTCGCTGCTTGGTACTGACGTCACAGTTATAGAGTTGCTAGACCGCGTTCTTAGCACGATGGATTCCGGCATGGTAAGCAAGCTTGTCCCACTCCTTCCAAAGATGAACCTCATTTTAAGTTCACCAGTCAAGGAAATACGAAGAGGCGGTGACATGTTCGAGGTATCATACGATCACGAGGGCAAAACTGAAAAAATACGAGTGGAAGCAGTTTTAATGGCTGTGGGAAGGATGCCAATGTTCCCGGAGGGCTTAGACGATCTTGGAATAAAGTACGACAAGCACGGGATCAAGGTAAATATGGCTATGCAGACTAATATAAAGCATATATACGCTACGGGCGATGTCAACGGATTAACACCACTCTTCCATGCGGCTAAGAGGCAGTCTTTAGTAGCGGCCAACAATATTATGGCAAACCATGTGCCTGTTGACTACTTCGATCCTCTATCAGTCCCGTTCACTGTATACACGGTACCGCAGGTAGCCTATGTTGGCATACTGCCAGATCAGGCGAAAAAGTTGGGAATAAGTTACATTGAGACAGATTACCAGATGGAAAAGGATGCAATGGCACAAGTAAACTCAGAGATGGAAGGTGAGATAAGGCTTTTCTTTGATTCAAGGATGAAGATAATAGGCGGATACGTTATCGGAAATGATGCCGGGAACCTGATAAATGAGATAGCGTTAGGAATATCAAAGGGATTAAGTGCAAGGGACTTCGCAGAGATGGCCCATCAGCACCCGATGAGCTTTGAAGGGCTTGATTCAGCTGCTAGAAAACTATATTAA
- a CDS encoding CBS domain-containing protein produces the protein MKVSEIMTPNPITYRVPSSINEVIKVLIKYNVTGIPITDTAGHYVGFVSRRDIFSNPRETQTAMVMRRSNAVYEDDEVKVAAVEMLNQRKRHLTVINREGIVTGILTPQNFMKVIRDTYGTVKVKEVMKGVSVPIWYKTPLPAILTIMNVSNIFSFPVINDEGGFIGLLVDRDIFDRIDLKFDSVLSEMGIADDEDPWSWTGLRNVFKYVVERADIKLPKISAEEIMVKDPTVVYANDRLSTAADLMIKYNYNQLPVLDDTHGIYGMLYDIEMLGVFL, from the coding sequence ATGAAAGTTTCTGAAATAATGACGCCTAATCCTATAACTTACAGAGTTCCAAGTTCGATAAACGAAGTGATAAAGGTCCTTATAAAATACAACGTAACTGGTATACCTATAACAGATACAGCAGGGCATTACGTAGGTTTCGTAAGTAGGAGAGACATATTTTCAAACCCAAGGGAGACGCAAACAGCCATGGTAATGAGGAGATCAAATGCAGTGTATGAAGACGATGAAGTAAAGGTAGCTGCTGTGGAGATGTTGAATCAGAGGAAGAGGCATCTTACCGTTATTAACCGTGAAGGCATAGTAACAGGCATACTCACTCCCCAGAACTTTATGAAAGTTATACGCGATACTTACGGGACCGTAAAGGTTAAGGAGGTAATGAAAGGGGTAAGTGTCCCTATATGGTACAAGACCCCGCTCCCTGCTATACTAACCATAATGAACGTATCGAATATATTTTCATTTCCTGTAATAAATGATGAGGGAGGTTTCATCGGCCTGCTCGTAGATAGAGATATATTCGACAGAATCGATCTAAAATTTGATTCTGTTCTGAGCGAGATGGGCATCGCCGACGATGAAGACCCATGGTCCTGGACTGGCCTTAGGAATGTTTTCAAGTACGTTGTTGAAAGGGCAGACATAAAGCTCCCTAAAATATCGGCGGAAGAGATAATGGTAAAAGATCCTACGGTAGTTTATGCAAATGATCGGCTATCGACTGCCGCTGACCTTATGATAAAATACAACTACAACCAGTTGCCCGTGCTCGATGATACGCACGGGATATACGGTATGCTCTACGATATAGAGATGCTGGGCGTTTTTCTATGA
- a CDS encoding metal-sulfur cluster assembly factor, which produces MVTKEEILEALKTVSDPEIGYDVVNLGLVYDVEINGNRVYIRMTMTAPTCPVTPWILSQAQQVVEELPGVEACDIELVWDPPWSPKMMSDEAKQALNIDE; this is translated from the coding sequence ATGGTGACTAAGGAGGAGATACTGGAAGCTTTGAAAACTGTATCCGACCCTGAAATAGGGTATGATGTGGTGAACCTCGGCCTGGTTTATGATGTTGAAATAAATGGAAATAGGGTATACATAAGGATGACTATGACTGCACCAACCTGCCCTGTTACGCCCTGGATACTTAGCCAGGCCCAGCAGGTCGTTGAAGAGCTACCTGGCGTTGAGGCTTGCGATATAGAGTTGGTGTGGGATCCCCCATGGAGTCCCAAGATGATGAGTGATGAGGCAAAACAGGCTCTGAACATTGATGAATGA
- the sufB gene encoding Fe-S cluster assembly protein SufB, with amino-acid sequence MSDLKNGKALDYGFHDNIKPVYSTGKGLNSKVVEEISEIKKEPDWMRRIRLHALEIFNSKPVPTWGPDLSSIDWDNMTYYSSPDDVKATNWDEVPKEIKDTFEKLGVPEMERKYLAGSIAQYDSEGVYNSLKKEWEEKGVVFMDLDSALQRYPDLVKEYFAKAVPPSDNKFAALNVAVWSGGAFLYVPRGVHIDMPLQTYFRINGEATGQFEHTIVVADEGSSVHYLEGCTAPVYSKDSLHAAIVEYYVMKNAHGRYTSVQNWSNSVYNMPTKRAWVEENGNMEWVGGSLGSKVTMIYPSSYLRGRNATTSNLNIALASPGTVKDTGAKAIHMAPNTSSKIIAKSVSLGDGKSIYRGLVRINKDALNAKSYVQCDALLINDESVSYTMPHDEIYEPTANFTHEATVGKIGTEELTYLRSRGLSEDEASSLIVLGFLDDVMKEIPMEFAVEMNRLVKLEMSKMGAVG; translated from the coding sequence ATAAGCGACCTTAAGAACGGAAAGGCCCTTGATTACGGCTTCCACGACAATATAAAACCCGTGTATTCAACTGGTAAGGGCCTCAATAGTAAGGTCGTTGAAGAGATATCTGAGATAAAGAAGGAACCAGACTGGATGAGGAGGATAAGGCTCCATGCACTAGAGATATTCAATTCAAAGCCTGTACCAACTTGGGGTCCTGACCTATCAAGCATAGATTGGGACAACATGACTTATTACAGCAGCCCGGACGATGTGAAGGCTACGAACTGGGATGAAGTTCCAAAGGAGATTAAGGATACATTTGAAAAGCTTGGCGTACCGGAGATGGAGAGAAAGTATCTGGCCGGTTCGATAGCACAGTACGATAGTGAAGGGGTTTACAACAGCCTAAAGAAGGAATGGGAAGAGAAAGGAGTAGTTTTCATGGATCTTGATTCAGCGTTGCAGAGATACCCAGATCTAGTTAAGGAGTACTTTGCGAAGGCAGTTCCTCCCAGCGACAACAAGTTTGCTGCACTTAATGTGGCAGTATGGAGCGGAGGCGCTTTCTTGTATGTGCCTCGCGGTGTCCACATAGACATGCCACTTCAGACATACTTCAGGATCAACGGAGAAGCTACAGGGCAGTTTGAGCATACTATAGTTGTAGCGGATGAAGGGTCAAGCGTGCATTACCTCGAAGGCTGCACTGCCCCGGTATATTCGAAAGATTCCTTGCACGCGGCTATTGTAGAGTATTACGTGATGAAAAACGCGCACGGGAGATATACCAGCGTGCAGAACTGGTCTAACAGTGTTTACAATATGCCTACAAAGAGGGCCTGGGTAGAAGAAAACGGCAACATGGAATGGGTTGGTGGTTCGCTTGGATCAAAGGTAACTATGATATACCCATCATCTTATCTTAGGGGAAGAAATGCGACTACATCGAACCTGAACATAGCGCTGGCAAGCCCAGGCACTGTTAAGGATACCGGTGCAAAAGCAATCCACATGGCACCGAATACAAGCTCTAAGATCATAGCAAAGAGTGTGAGTCTTGGAGATGGCAAGTCGATCTACAGGGGCCTTGTAAGGATAAACAAAGATGCCCTTAACGCAAAGAGCTATGTCCAGTGCGATGCTCTTCTAATAAACGATGAATCCGTATCTTATACTATGCCGCATGACGAAATATATGAACCAACTGCAAACTTCACCCATGAGGCGACAGTTGGCAAGATAGGTACAGAGGAACTTACTTACCTAAGGTCCAGGGGCCTCTCTGAGGACGAAGCTTCTTCGCTGATAGTGCTCGGCTTCCTGGACGATGTGATGAAGGAGATACCTATGGAATTTGCAGTTGAGATGAATAGGCTAGTTAAGCTTGAAATGAGCAAGATGGGTGCTGTGGGATGA
- a CDS encoding glycine--tRNA ligase, translating to MSFEDVVELAKRRGFFWPSFSIYGGSSGFYDYGPLGTLLKDNIISIWKKSYAKEGAIFLDTPVIAPADVFKASGHLEKFSDIAVKCEKCKTAYKLENLLKSVGIDVPLNNVEKANAVLEEYDVKCPKCGAPLRGAYEFNLMFKVGTNELYLRPETAQGIFINFKNLYNYSRNTMPIIVCQVGKGFRNEISPRQALIRMREFTQAEVEVFYLNDSDFNPNGNSLKFKLLRNTGEEVTVDLKEALHSGIVKNPVMAYFLEKTYSILSSIGFNPNHLRAREHDPLERAHYSSETWDFEYLMDGEWIEIVGVSDRGTYDLGRHQQFSGENMEVDGNIPRVVEPSYGIDRIVLTILNDGYYIRDNGYKVLKLDPAVSPLHFAVFPLQRRDGLDAKAKELFNKIKQIDPFVYYDEGGNIGRRYARQDEIGTPFCITVDYETLEDSTVTIRERDSTKQVRENIEELLQKISDYPEYPTSLFKN from the coding sequence ATGAGCTTTGAGGATGTTGTCGAACTGGCAAAGAGAAGGGGCTTCTTTTGGCCCTCGTTTTCTATTTATGGTGGTTCTTCCGGTTTTTATGACTATGGCCCGCTTGGCACTCTGCTTAAGGATAATATAATAAGTATCTGGAAAAAATCATACGCTAAGGAAGGGGCAATTTTCTTAGACACGCCGGTTATAGCGCCTGCAGACGTATTCAAGGCTTCAGGGCATCTTGAAAAGTTTTCCGATATTGCAGTTAAATGCGAAAAGTGCAAGACAGCATATAAGCTTGAGAACCTTCTTAAGTCCGTTGGCATCGATGTGCCTCTGAATAATGTGGAAAAGGCGAACGCTGTACTAGAGGAATACGATGTAAAGTGCCCAAAATGCGGTGCTCCACTGCGTGGAGCATATGAATTTAACTTGATGTTCAAGGTCGGAACAAACGAGCTTTACCTTAGGCCTGAGACTGCGCAAGGCATATTTATCAATTTCAAGAACTTGTATAACTACTCAAGAAACACCATGCCAATAATAGTCTGCCAAGTCGGGAAAGGTTTCAGGAATGAGATATCTCCAAGGCAGGCGCTGATAAGGATGAGGGAATTCACCCAGGCTGAAGTCGAGGTATTTTACCTGAACGATTCAGACTTCAACCCCAATGGAAACAGCTTAAAATTCAAACTCCTGCGAAACACTGGCGAAGAAGTGACCGTAGATCTGAAGGAAGCACTTCACTCAGGTATTGTGAAGAACCCGGTAATGGCCTATTTCCTCGAGAAGACATACAGCATACTCTCTTCGATAGGTTTCAATCCTAATCACCTCAGGGCCAGAGAACACGACCCGCTGGAGAGGGCGCACTATTCGTCAGAGACTTGGGACTTCGAATACCTTATGGACGGCGAGTGGATAGAGATAGTCGGGGTCTCTGATCGTGGTACGTACGATCTTGGACGGCATCAGCAATTTTCCGGTGAAAATATGGAAGTAGATGGAAACATCCCAAGGGTAGTAGAGCCCTCCTATGGGATAGATAGGATAGTCCTTACTATATTGAACGATGGATATTACATAAGAGACAACGGATACAAGGTACTGAAACTCGATCCTGCAGTTTCACCTCTGCATTTCGCCGTTTTTCCCCTGCAAAGAAGGGATGGCCTTGATGCAAAAGCTAAGGAACTTTTCAACAAAATAAAGCAAATCGATCCATTTGTTTACTACGACGAAGGAGGCAACATAGGGAGAAGGTATGCAAGGCAGGATGAAATAGGCACGCCCTTCTGCATAACTGTAGATTACGAGACCTTGGAGGATTCAACGGTTACGATACGTGAACGCGATTCGACAAAGCAGGTCAGAGAAAACATAGAAGAACTTCTTCAAAAGATAAGTGATTATCCAGAGTATCCAACATCGCTATTCAAAAATTAA